A single Oryzias melastigma strain HK-1 linkage group LG24, ASM292280v2, whole genome shotgun sequence DNA region contains:
- the tmem121ab gene encoding transmembrane protein 121Ab, with translation MVLPPPDKRHVCLTTIVIMTSMAFMDAYLVEQNQGPRKIGVCIIVLVGDVCFLIVLRYVAVWVGAEVRTARRGYAMILWFLYIFVLEIKLYFVFQNCKADRKSLETVARKALTLLLSVCVPGLYLVLVALDSMEYVRTFRKKEDMRSRLFWVALDLLDLLDIQANLWEPQRTGLPIWAEGLMFFYCYILLLILPCVSLSEISMQGEHMSPQKMMLYPVLSLVTINVVTILIRGVNMVLFQDSRVSTIFVGKNVVAIATKASTFLEYRKQVKEFPHPQNAMALELQQNSVSHTQPLPNATSLPHEPSPAQDVIDT, from the coding sequence ATGGTGTTGCCACCCCCAGACAAACGCCACGTGTGCCTGACCACCATTGTCATCATGACCAGCATGGCCTTCATGGATGCCTACCTGGTGGAGCAGAACCAGGGTCCGAGGAAGATCGGCGTGTGTATCATAGTGCTGGTGGGGGACGTCTGCTTCCTCATCGTGCTGCGGTACGTGGCGGTGTGGGTGGGGGCGGAGGTGCGCACAGCTCGGAGAGGATACGCCATGATCCTTTGGTTTCTGTACATCTTTGTCCTGGAGATCAAACTGTACTTTGTCTTCCAGAATTGCAAAGCCGACAGGAAAAGTCTGGAGACTGTGGCGCGGAAAGCTCTGACATTGTTGCTCTCGGTGTGCGTGCCGGGCTTGTACTTGGTTTTAGTGGCGCTGGATAGTATGGAGTACGTAAGAACTTTTAGGAAGAAGGAAGACATGAGAAGTCGTTTGTTCTGGGTGGCTCTGGACCTCCTGGACTTGCTGGACATCCAAGCCAACTTGTGGGAACCCCAACGAACGGGCCTACCCATCTGGGCCGAGGGTCTGATGTTCTTTTACTGCTACATCCTGCTGCTCATCCTGCCCTGCGTTTCCCTCAGTGAAATCAGCATGCAGGGGGAGCACATGTCCCCCCAGAAGATGATGCTGTACCCGGTCCTCAGCCTGGTCACCATAAACGTGGTCACCATCCTCATCCGCGGAGTGAACATGGTGTTGTTCCAGGACAGCCGCGTGTCCACCATCTTCGTCGGCAAGAACGTGGTGGCAATCGCGACCAAGGCGTCCACCTTTTTAGAGTACCGCAAGCAGGTGAAGGAGTTCCCCCACCCGCAGAACGCCATGGCGCTCGAGCTGCAGCAGAACTCTGTCAGCCACACTCAGCCACTGCCCAACGCCACCAGTTTGCCACACGAGCCCTCGCCGGCGCAGGACGTCATCGACACATGA